In the genome of Raphanus sativus cultivar WK10039 chromosome 9, ASM80110v3, whole genome shotgun sequence, the window CATCCCTCAAAACTCTGCACTTGTTGCACTTGACGCTTCTCAAGACCGAATCCATTCATAAGATTTTATCAAATTGCCCTCTACTATATGACCTCAGACTGGAACATGATGTTATGTCAAATTTGCATATCGCAATGCCTTCGTTACAGAGATTGACCATCGTAACAGGAAGTATCTTTGGACCCTCGTCTAATAAACTGGATCGTTATTTTAGCCATTTAGAGAAAATAAGCACACCTTCTTTGAAGTACTTAAACATTCAAGCTTGGGTGTCTAGTGTCTATGTGAGCGTTAGACTCAAATCTCCATCGAACTTCGAGGTAAGCTTTCTCGTTCTGTATTGGTGTTGGGAATCATCACACTAATGTGAAATCtcgttttgtttgttttattctaGGATACAAGCATCTACAGTCGGATTGTACAGTTGGAGCTGAGTATTCGCAGTAGCGTATTTGAAGAACTGCTTATATATTTGCTCAAAAGTTCTATGAACTTATTGGTTCTCAAGATTAGCAATGTAAATTtgctttaatatatttttcctttcAAACTTGATTAtcttataatattatacataCACTGACATTATTTTTATTCTGGTCTTAGAAACTCACACTCCGGAATCGCTGGAACTGGAAGCCGCCTAGTTCTGTACCTACATGTTTGCTTTCGACTCTTCAGACTCTAGAGTGGAGAGGATACACAGGAACATGCGCAGAAAAGGAGGTGTTGAGTTATCTCCTGAAGCATGCACTATGTTTGAAAACCGCAAAAATCATCACTGAATCATGTGGCTTGttcaagaagatgaagaaggactTGCTTTCTATGCCAAGAGGTTCTACAACTTGCCGGATTGTGTTGAAGCAATGAATTAATGAAGTTGTATGCTTGATAGAAATTTAGTCTTACTGTTTCTAATGTTTTGCTTAAGATCTCACTAATTTTTATTCTCGTATTTGGTATTCTTACCGAAGGACTTCCAAGCTTTTTTTTGTCGTCTATCTTCTTCCAGGCTCCAGCTACTCTATTTGACCATTGAGAAAAGTCAAAAACTTCGCTTTCTTgggttacaacttacaagtatCAGTTTCAATTGCCATTTGTTTTCCTTCTTGCTAAATGGTAACAATGCGAccaaaaattaagatttttatttcttaagaTTGTtattaccaaaaatatttcaatatttatatatactatatatatattacaaactATAATCTATATCATagccatgatttttttttgtaaaacttgcACAAAGGAGTGCTAAAAGGGTAAATTAGAAACTCACTATTTTAGCTAAATTTATTCATAGTTatctaactaactaactaactaacaaATTAGCTGACACTTGGCTAATTTACTATGAAACATTgaaatttattagtttttctctgatttgtttcatttctttttttagaCTAAAagctttcaaatttaaataacataaaacaaaacgTTTACAAGATAAGGCGGTAAAACCCTATAACGAATTGCATGAGCACATCCTGATAGTTAAAATTTCATACCTATGAAACTACTTATGTAGAAATTAGCAAAACTACCTCGCGCACACAAAATTTGAAGGCCAATAATTTAGCACGTAATGCTAGAAATCAGACGTCTTTTGTTGTGCACGTGCATGCAaagctaccagtttggtttacaaaATCCGTTTGAGTCTGtaaaagtcgatgacaaaaaaaaataatgtttagaacattttcaatttattgctattttcacctctatataCTATAATAGAGGAAATGTGCTCTATCAcatctctattttttactctaaaataaccattgttattttttcttctacatataaaagtaaaaataacaTTCCTCTATTATGGAAtcatacttttatttttaaaataatcctTTAACTTTtaatcttttatatttataaccaaaacaaagatatttaagaaaaaatacaatttttttataaaagtagaattacactttttattacaTTATAGTCTTCTAaagaaattttagtttaaacaaATTCATAATTTATGAAAATCTTGTAAAAGTTAGCAGTAAATAAGGTTAGTTAACAACtttcataaataaaagatacttcttgtaaaactaaaatataatcttttgaaaatattcttttatagaTGTGAAAGATTGAGGAATACATTAGAAAGAAACATATCTCTCTTTTagaattactctattttggagtagAAAGAATACATTGGAAATGGTCAAGCAATATTTTTAGATGCAACATCTGAATGCAACTGTTAACAGTGAAATCAAATAATGTTTAGATGCAGCACCTGATTACAACGTTTAGCTACAAAAACGACCAAGTTGATTTAATGTCTAGGAAATTAGGAGTAGATGAACCTAGTTCTAAATTCATTTGATTTCACAAAAGGTAAGGAAGACTATTAGAAGAATTCAATCAAACTGAATACAAACAGTTTGACCAAAATATTAAGTTGACAACTACTAAACGACGTTATAAATCTATTGAAGAGTCATCATTAATacttttttacatatatattgctgtgtgtatatatatgatgaaaGTATAATTGAAAAGACTCATCTCCTACCTTTTGCTAATTCGAGCATTTTCCAGTGTTTTATTCAgtgtctctctttctttttcctttttgtttctctggttttgtttgttatttttattacttttggAGAGATATGGTCTTGCTGTTCACCTCTGAGAGATATGGACAGGATTAGTAGGTTGCCTGATGAACTGCTAGTGAAGGTGTTGACATTTCTTCCAACAAAAGAAGCTGTGTCCACTAGCACTTTATCAAAACGATGGGAGCATCTCTGGATGTGGTTGCCAAAACTTGAGTATGATGATCAACATTACTCAGAGTCTGAACGCAAGAGGCTACGGTGTTTCATTGTCAGAAGTCTACCTCTACATTAAAGCCCATGTTATTGAAAGCTTGCGTCTCAAGTTAAGCAATTCACATTCTTTTAAACCTCAAGTTATCAAATGGATCGTTGCAACTGCGGTTTGTAGGAACGTATGTGAGACGAATATCTCTTATTCTTCTTATCCGGAGAAGTTAAACATATTGCCGAGTAACTTGTATACCTGCAAATCACTTGTGATTTTGAAACTCGGTGATTGGATTCTCTTGGATGTTCCTCCTATTGTTTGTCTCCCCTTTCTGAAGACTTTGCAACTTCAACAAGTAGCCTACTCCAATGAAGAATCTCTTCAACGACTTCTATCTAGTTGCCCTGTTCTTGAAGAATTAAAACTGGACATATGGGAGGATGACAATACAAGAAAGTTAACTATTATTGTCCCATCGTTGCTGAGTTTATCACTCTATATACCCTTTGATTATGGTATTGATGGGCTGGTGATAAAAACTCCTTCCAAAGTATTTCAAACTTAGGGTTCATAGTAGTAACAATCACTACTGCTTGGTCGAGTATATGCCTAACCTGATCCAGGTATATATAGATGTTGAGTTCCCTAATATCAAGAGTCTTATTGAATCAATCACATCTGTCAAGTATCTTGAAATATGTTCAGAGgtaaatatgttttcatttatCAACTCATTTAAAGATCTCCTCtgtttataattttcatattatgtGCAGGTTCTGTATGAAGAAGGAATTGTATTCAGCCAGCTTGAGCATTTGAAACTATGTCGATGCAAAGATTGTACATCGGATCTACTTGTCCGGCTTCTCAAAGATTCTCCTAACTTGCGAGTACTAGACCTTTATGAAATGATCGTAAGTGTCTTTATTAAcgttttattgtttttctttttttgtcatgaTACACATTATTATggtttcaatatatttttttgtgcttGATCTCAGGATCATTACTATTGTGGCACTATCCCGTGGAATCCACCAACTACTGTTCCGGCATGCATGTTGTCGAGTCTACAAATTTTTACCTGGTCGGCATACTCTGGAGTACTGGGAGAGAGAGATCTTGCGATTTACATGTTGAAAAATGCTAGTCACTTAAAGACTGCAACAATCTGGTCTGAAGAATGTGATATTCCGGAACATGAGATGTTAAAGGAGTTGGCATTTTCTTCCAGAGCTTCAACAACATGCGAATTCATGTTTGATTGAGGATACTTCTCGCACTCgtatgttttgtttttcaacATTGCATCTAAAAAGAACACATCTactttttcacaaaaaaaagaacacatactaatttcaaaaaaaaaaagaccactTATACTTTTTCAATCTGTTGTCCAATAAAAACACAATATGTTGTCTCAGTTTAAGTTATTTGATAAGTTGTAATATTTCAAGCTTCCTTGCCCTCTTTCCCTCGCCTTTCACTCTCTCTGTTTTGCTGTTTGTTAGCTGTTAGATTTTTGTCATCTTGATGCTTGTAACCTTTCCTGTTGTTTCCTTCTTCACGTCACCGGAATTGTAGCTCCGATCCTTTGGAgatgaaaattaatatatctttattgttaaaaaaattatataggaAAATAAAGCTATTATATTGGTTTTTGTAAATTAGCATTTACTACTTTGAGGGTTATTGGCTGGATTATAACAAGTGactttaactttaattttcatctacaatcataaaaaaaaaaatttttgctaaaatatttacaatcatACAATCATAAAAGTTACCAATCatgttttatctattttttaaatataaaataagttttataaagATTTCTTTTGTAAGCTCTACAGAAAAGATATTTTGTAGAAATATCTTTCCATTTTGCATTTGCACCCTAACCAATCACCCTTTTTATATAGTCtataaataaatgattaatGAAGAAAAATCAATGATGAATCATTGTATAGACTTtccataatttttatatttagatacAATAAAAGAGTACTAGATTTTTATCCGCGTTTTCTAAGCGCGGATTTTTtcgattaaataaaaatatttgatatcaaTTAGTGctttaattttatgtatattattaagTTACAAAGATTCATTATATCGAAGaagaaaatgtttatttttgtttaagattatttaactgatttattagtatatttaatattttatatgtatactCTTATGTAACAAtgtcatttttatattttgtgcaTTTTAAAAGAGTTACATTTGTTGAGTCAGCGAGgcataatatttaataattagcAGGTTTTGGgtaatttgataatatatatttgtaggATTTTTAACAGTTTTTGCAATGCTTTTGTATCCGACTCATATCTGCGGTCGAATCGATAAATCTGGTGATCTGTATATAATCTGATTTCGATTTAGTTAAactgtaatatttaaaaatcagataaaactcggtaaaaatccaaaaacccgCTATTAACCCGCGGTCCGACAATAGTTGATCCgataaaatagagtttaaatTTACTGAAGGCAAGaactatgaaaatattaaattctatCTACTGGTTATATTTATACTGAGTCATATGTTTTTCCTTTTGAGTCGAGTAACTAAAGAAACAGATCTATTTTGATTACAATATAGTAAATATAGTAATACTGATTAATTAGATGGAACAAATATAGTTATACTAATTAATTTTCTAAGTATTGATTAAATTATTGTTGGagaaatatattgtaatatattgtTAGTCTAAATTTAATGCAAGACCAAAATATTAGTAATTTATTTAACAAAGGTGTAGTAGATAAACTTCATAAGTAACCAAAGCTTTAACACTATTGGACATTATTTGACAAATGATTCTCTCATATGTCATCATCACAataatttagaaagaaaaaaaagatgagatGGCATACTAACAATGATGACATGGTTTAGAGCTGATTTtgacataaatatttacatttaatattgatttatattattgataagttttctaaaatatggtaataattcataaatcatcattactataataataaataatataacaataaacataaaaatataatatattttaaaattttggaaatatcatttaattttataattatataattttatgactATAACcattcttcaaaattttatgcaGTTTATAAAAACCGTAATTTCTAATCTTAATACCATTATTTCCTTTtcaatatgtaattttttaaaaaaatattattatttttatgttttgatagtTATATACCTATCaaaaatttctattaattttatagaatttttatttaatatattttaaccaaaagaaatagataaaaatcttttcaagattataaatttgatataaacatatatacaagATAATTTTCTCAAATAGACAAATATAACATGAtcaaatgataaaaatatttcattaaagagGTAAATATACAAGTATACCCCTAGACTTAGAGATTAGAATTAAAGGTTTAGTTGTGGGAATGgtgtataaaattataacaacaaagaaaattacaactaaaattttaaaatattttttaaaaatagtttcaacaagaatttttgaatttcaaaaacaaattgaaaaaattttaaaaccgaATTTTGAAAGCGAAATGTCAAATTTGAAAAGATAttatttgaaactataaaaaaagttttttaaattgttttttttaattttatttatgtatctATGGTATAAGGGTGTTTTTTTGGTATTGTGTATATTTACCTCTTTAATGAAACATTTTATGTATAtcaattaaaaatgatttataccatATATACCCTAGATAATAATCTTGAAATACATTTTATGTAAATACACGATTTATATCACCCATTATAATCTAAAAAACACCCTTGTACCATATATGCCCTAGATTATAAATGTTTCGTTTTATACACCACTCCCAAAAATCTTTCCttaactttaaaccctaaatatacatgtatatttacatattttatgaaacattttggtcattttgatccggttatatttgtgaaaaaacaaatttagagCTATCTAGGGTATTTCTCTATATGTtattaactatattttttaagaaaaaatattttatcttaattttatatgaaattaaattaaaatttaaaatgaacaaaattttatttttaaatataaattagattttaaattttactttattttcgcacatggtgcatgaaaacacctagtttataaacaaaatataagatCAACTCTAGTGTTTAATTTGTGTTTGGTTACACGATTATGGAATGAAAGTATGATTTATGGTTTTTTTTGACAAGCCGTTTTTATTGATTGTCGGACGAGTTACAAGAGTTCTTGGTAGGGGTGGGCATTCGGATATCTGTTCGGGTTAGGAttgggtatttcggtataggggTATagaacccgttcgggtatttctgaacTTCAAGTCGGGTGCGGCTATTTCTAATTCGACttcggttatttcgggtcgggGTTCGGATATTgagattttgaaagaaaaaaatatttttttcatttttaagtttagtatgtttaataatatagatttcacttaactgttttttttttctttttttaatagattgaatgattaatatatttggagataacatttcaaaaataaataaactttaatttggctattgtttttaaattttgaatat includes:
- the LOC108824645 gene encoding putative F-box/FBD/LRR-repeat protein At3g56780, coding for MGNISEFPEDLLLMILSFVPTKDIVATSLVSKSWRCLWTKVSRLTYEAPYFSDKYTGFARFLKESLLSHQPHALETLYINKRRCSLRIDIRPWIRTDVLCNLRELEVDSGVGYIRLPSFLFTCKKLVVLKLKGRIVVKLPSTVCLPSLKTLHLLHLTLLKTESIHKILSNCPLLYDLRLEHDVMSNLHIAMPSLQRLTIVTGSIFGPSSNKLDRYFSHLEKISTPSLKYLNIQAWVSSVYVSVRLKSPSNFEDTSIYSRIVQLELSIRSSVFEELLIYLLKSSMNLLVLKISNKLTLRNRWNWKPPSSVPTCLLSTLQTLEWRGYTGTCAEKEVLSYLLKHALCLKTAKIITESCGLFKKMKKDLLSMPRGSTTCRIVLKQ